One window of Novosphingobium sp. 9U genomic DNA carries:
- a CDS encoding SRPBCC family protein, whose amino-acid sequence MNFETGTIAPKPAVLGEARCPAESTQEIIARDKVPAPEWARSESYEYLGSQDVSKDRYVDPEFQKKEFDRLWTRTWQMACREEHIPEVGDYYVYDIGPYSFIVTRVAENEIKAHFNACLHRGTKLKPSNTTGSGNQIKCPFHGWSWNLDGTNKTIPCQWDFAHVDKERMRLPDARVEVLGGFVFINMDPNAPPLAEYFGPEIMKHFAAWRLEDRYIYLHVQKSYPANWKLTVEAFQEAYHVGDTHPQVQPANGDVNSQYDVYGEHVNRFISTLGVVSPMLEGKYTEQDIIENFTMGDSSAMGGAKPQLKEGERARQVVADMFRSMFEQAANTDLSHVSDTELLDTYSYTMFPNLYVFPGISLPMLYRFRPDARDHRRCIYEVMFMRPIPKDGPRPETAEVEILDDDQSFAEAEGMDPGFGRILDQDTDNLYAQQEGLEASAKPGITLANYQEIRIRHFEAAVDKYMAMEPYKPEW is encoded by the coding sequence ATGAATTTCGAGACCGGCACCATCGCGCCCAAGCCTGCCGTATTGGGAGAGGCGCGCTGCCCTGCGGAAAGCACCCAGGAAATTATCGCCCGCGACAAGGTGCCCGCTCCGGAGTGGGCCCGTTCGGAATCTTACGAGTACCTGGGCAGTCAGGACGTTTCGAAGGACCGCTACGTCGATCCCGAGTTCCAGAAGAAGGAATTCGATCGGCTGTGGACGCGCACCTGGCAGATGGCCTGCCGCGAGGAGCACATTCCCGAAGTCGGCGATTATTACGTCTACGACATCGGTCCCTACAGCTTCATCGTCACGCGCGTGGCCGAGAACGAGATCAAGGCGCACTTCAACGCCTGCCTCCATCGCGGCACCAAGCTGAAGCCGTCCAACACGACGGGCTCTGGCAACCAGATCAAGTGCCCGTTCCACGGCTGGAGCTGGAACCTCGATGGCACCAATAAGACCATCCCATGCCAGTGGGACTTCGCGCATGTCGACAAGGAGCGCATGCGACTGCCGGATGCGAGGGTCGAAGTGCTGGGCGGTTTCGTATTCATCAACATGGACCCGAACGCGCCACCGCTGGCGGAGTACTTCGGCCCCGAGATCATGAAGCACTTTGCGGCATGGCGGCTGGAAGACCGGTATATCTACCTGCACGTGCAGAAGAGCTATCCGGCCAACTGGAAGTTGACCGTCGAGGCGTTCCAAGAGGCCTACCACGTCGGCGACACCCACCCGCAGGTTCAACCTGCCAATGGCGATGTGAACTCGCAATACGATGTCTACGGCGAGCACGTGAACCGATTCATCTCGACGCTCGGCGTAGTCAGTCCGATGCTGGAGGGCAAGTACACCGAGCAGGACATCATCGAGAACTTCACGATGGGCGATAGCTCCGCAATGGGTGGTGCCAAGCCGCAACTGAAAGAGGGCGAGCGCGCCCGGCAGGTGGTCGCGGACATGTTCCGGTCGATGTTCGAGCAGGCGGCAAACACCGACCTCAGCCACGTGTCCGACACCGAGCTGCTGGACACATACTCCTACACGATGTTCCCGAACCTCTACGTCTTCCCGGGTATCTCGCTGCCGATGCTCTACCGCTTCCGCCCGGACGCGCGCGATCACCGGCGGTGCATCTACGAAGTCATGTTCATGCGGCCGATCCCCAAGGATGGACCGCGGCCCGAGACCGCAGAGGTCGAGATCCTCGACGACGACCAGTCGTTCGCGGAGGCGGAGGGCATGGACCCGGGCTTTGGTCGCATCCTCGACCAGGACACGGACAACCTCTACGCCCAGCAAGAGGGTCTAGAAGCCAGCGCCAAGCCCGGCATTACGCTCGCCAACTACCAGGAAATCCGGATTCGCCACTTCGAGGCCGCAGTCGACAAGTACATGGCGATGGAGCCCTACAAGCCGGAATGGTGA
- a CDS encoding amidohydrolase family protein, translating to MIRGASIWDATGGDPFAGDVLIEGNRIRSVSRGSGGLAQDGAEIVDGTGLFLMPGMTEGHAHLSFENVTRTEDLITPSPEQQVFTAARGAKALLDAGFTSAYGASEAKLRLAVAVRDEVNAGRLPGPRIRAGGLEISVTGAMGDEGKEHDPRSGGPATIVDGVEEMRRAVRLHCREGVDNIKLDVSGDPFYPSTPGHTTPMTFEEIRVAAETAHAYGRKINAHTRSIEGSKACIRAGVDGLFHCEYSDDELLDMMEEARDRIFIVPTVGLFHQILQGEASAHGLTPEVGGYMNIPELMENSIRTHTELRKRGVRHLIGGDYGFGWSKQGEQARDLQFFVEYYGYSPADALVCATRNGGLAMRPEGDLGTLTDGALADMILVDGNPLADVAVLSDHSKLVLIMKDGQIHKNESASRVTKPAAARNLENVG from the coding sequence ATGATCCGGGGCGCCAGCATCTGGGACGCGACCGGCGGCGATCCGTTTGCCGGTGACGTGCTCATCGAAGGCAACCGCATCCGCTCCGTATCCCGCGGTTCGGGCGGCCTTGCGCAGGACGGGGCCGAGATCGTCGATGGCACCGGACTGTTCCTCATGCCGGGCATGACCGAAGGGCATGCTCACCTCTCGTTCGAGAACGTCACGCGTACCGAGGATCTGATCACCCCATCGCCAGAGCAGCAGGTGTTCACCGCCGCACGGGGCGCCAAGGCGCTGCTCGATGCCGGCTTTACCAGTGCCTATGGCGCCTCCGAAGCCAAGCTGCGGCTGGCGGTTGCGGTGCGTGACGAGGTGAACGCCGGACGCCTGCCCGGCCCCCGCATCCGCGCCGGCGGGCTGGAGATCAGCGTCACCGGGGCGATGGGTGACGAGGGTAAGGAGCATGATCCTCGCAGCGGTGGCCCGGCCACCATCGTCGACGGCGTGGAGGAGATGCGTCGCGCGGTACGGCTGCACTGCCGCGAGGGCGTGGACAACATCAAGCTCGATGTATCCGGCGACCCGTTCTACCCCTCGACGCCAGGCCATACCACGCCGATGACCTTCGAGGAAATTCGCGTCGCTGCGGAGACGGCGCATGCCTATGGCCGCAAGATCAATGCGCACACCCGCTCGATCGAGGGATCGAAGGCGTGCATTCGGGCTGGCGTGGACGGCCTGTTCCATTGCGAGTATTCGGACGACGAACTGCTCGACATGATGGAGGAGGCCCGGGATCGGATCTTCATCGTGCCGACCGTTGGTCTGTTCCACCAAATCCTCCAGGGCGAGGCTTCGGCACACGGGCTTACGCCTGAGGTCGGCGGCTACATGAACATTCCCGAGCTGATGGAGAACTCCATCCGCACGCACACCGAGCTACGCAAGCGCGGCGTGCGCCACCTGATCGGCGGCGACTATGGCTTCGGCTGGAGCAAGCAGGGCGAGCAGGCCCGCGACCTGCAGTTCTTCGTCGAGTACTACGGCTACAGCCCGGCCGACGCCCTCGTATGCGCCACGCGCAATGGTGGGCTGGCGATGCGCCCCGAAGGCGATCTCGGCACCCTGACCGACGGGGCTTTGGCCGACATGATCCTGGTGGACGGCAATCCTCTGGCGGATGTCGCCGTGCTGTCAGACCACTCCAAGCTCGTCCTGATCATGAAGGACGGGCAGATCCACAAGAATGAGAGCGCCAGCAGGGTCACCAAACCCGCGGCCGCGCGGAACCTGGAGAACGTGGGATGA
- a CDS encoding VOC family protein → MIRGIHHVSIHVHDLDRMIAFYRDAFGFEVVGEQFSWKDEPVLDSLIDVKGSAARGAMLRAGSCYIEMFEFQAPQGRTEPSTPYDKGYTHFCVDIASDIEGEYERLKGLGMTFGAPAPIDMGHVKSVYGRDPEGNVIELQQTAEHCDFRLDMLPVTE, encoded by the coding sequence ATGATCAGAGGAATCCACCATGTCTCGATCCACGTTCACGACCTGGATCGGATGATCGCTTTCTATAGGGATGCGTTCGGGTTCGAAGTGGTGGGCGAACAGTTCAGCTGGAAGGATGAACCTGTTCTCGACAGCCTGATCGACGTGAAAGGCTCCGCGGCGCGAGGCGCCATGCTGCGGGCCGGCAGCTGCTACATCGAAATGTTCGAGTTCCAGGCGCCGCAGGGCAGGACAGAGCCTTCGACGCCATACGACAAGGGCTACACCCACTTCTGCGTGGACATCGCCAGCGACATCGAAGGCGAGTACGAGCGTCTGAAAGGCCTCGGCATGACCTTTGGCGCGCCCGCTCCGATCGACATGGGCCACGTGAAATCGGTCTACGGCCGCGATCCGGAAGGCAATGTGATCGAGCTGCAGCAGACCGCCGAACATTGCGACTTCCGCCTCGACATGCTCCCGGTAACGGAGTGA
- a CDS encoding alpha/beta fold hydrolase, protein MAKIEVDGLMLDYELIGDEGAPPLVITPGGRYARDTAGVPELGAQLAEAGYRVLLWDRPGCGASDIAFTAPSESVMNAQALVGLIEALDLKDIRMAGGSAGSRVTLMAAARMPQNVRKIAIWWLSGGPVGLAGLAWFYCGDQITAASRGGMEAVVQLPSWADQIARNPKIRDILLAQDADTFIETMQRWAQAFGYRDDTPMPGLSAQDFAALTMPVMTFRSGKSDMAHTRRTSEWVHELLPNSTMVEPPWREDEWNYVSTFPMDPANRRGRFERWPLLTPMLAEFFSG, encoded by the coding sequence TTGGCGAAGATCGAAGTCGACGGCCTGATGCTCGACTATGAGCTGATCGGTGACGAAGGTGCGCCGCCGCTGGTGATCACACCGGGCGGCCGCTACGCGCGCGACACGGCGGGAGTGCCCGAACTGGGCGCCCAGTTGGCCGAAGCGGGGTATCGCGTGCTGTTGTGGGACCGCCCCGGATGCGGCGCTTCGGACATCGCCTTTACCGCGCCATCGGAGTCGGTGATGAACGCGCAGGCTCTGGTCGGACTGATCGAAGCGCTGGACCTGAAGGATATCCGCATGGCCGGGGGCTCGGCCGGATCGCGGGTGACCTTGATGGCGGCCGCGCGCATGCCGCAGAACGTGCGCAAGATCGCGATCTGGTGGCTGAGCGGCGGTCCGGTCGGCTTGGCCGGCCTCGCCTGGTTCTACTGCGGTGACCAGATCACCGCAGCATCGAGGGGCGGCATGGAAGCGGTGGTGCAGCTGCCAAGCTGGGCCGACCAGATCGCGCGCAATCCGAAGATCCGCGACATCCTTTTGGCGCAGGACGCCGACACCTTCATCGAGACCATGCAGCGCTGGGCCCAGGCTTTCGGCTACCGTGACGATACTCCGATGCCGGGCCTGAGTGCGCAGGACTTCGCTGCCCTGACAATGCCGGTCATGACCTTCCGTTCGGGCAAGAGCGACATGGCACATACGCGGCGCACCTCCGAATGGGTGCACGAGCTGCTGCCGAACTCCACGATGGTCGAGCCCCCATGGCGCGAGGACGAGTGGAACTACGTGTCGACTTTCCCGATGGACCCGGCGAACCGCCGCGGCCGGTTCGAGCGCTGGCCCCTGCTCACGCCCATGCTGGCCGAGTTCTTCAGCGGCTGA
- a CDS encoding TauD/TfdA family dioxygenase gives MSDSKAFTVEPLQQGLTFGIRIGKLDRAQLDDPAVRKQIDDLFIEHGMIVFEDVEQTDEMQLAISSCFGPLKEHPVKAVSRVDSSRLPGVIEIRSRRGQGIVEVDGQQLSHWLPWHFDHCYNDELNRAGVLRSVERVEEGGITGFLDGVALYRMFPEDLRVRIEGTEVVYKLATQYDQLKFGKPAQYRMVEPKPIPASFYEQVAKMSRAIHPAVWARPTGEKVLHVSAYMAEGLVENETAEGDELLEAVCQEINRIGASCSYHHKWSEGDMVIWDNTRMLHCVSGNNPDEERLMYRTTIAGDYKLGRWETTPVEPVNADAMA, from the coding sequence ATGTCCGACTCTAAGGCCTTTACAGTGGAGCCTCTGCAGCAAGGGCTGACCTTCGGCATCCGGATCGGCAAACTCGATAGAGCACAGCTGGATGACCCGGCCGTTCGCAAGCAGATCGATGATCTCTTTATCGAGCACGGCATGATCGTGTTCGAGGATGTCGAACAGACGGACGAGATGCAGCTCGCGATCAGCAGCTGCTTCGGTCCGCTCAAGGAACACCCGGTAAAGGCGGTTAGCCGTGTCGATTCCAGCCGCTTGCCCGGCGTGATCGAGATCCGCAGCCGCCGCGGCCAGGGCATCGTCGAAGTCGATGGCCAGCAGCTTTCCCACTGGCTGCCGTGGCACTTCGATCACTGCTATAACGACGAACTGAACCGCGCCGGCGTGCTGCGTTCGGTCGAACGCGTCGAGGAAGGCGGCATCACCGGCTTTCTGGACGGTGTCGCGCTCTACCGGATGTTCCCCGAAGATCTCCGGGTTCGGATCGAGGGCACCGAAGTGGTCTACAAGCTCGCGACCCAATACGACCAGCTCAAGTTCGGCAAGCCGGCGCAGTACCGCATGGTCGAGCCCAAGCCGATCCCCGCTTCGTTCTATGAGCAGGTCGCCAAGATGTCTCGCGCCATCCACCCGGCGGTCTGGGCCCGCCCGACAGGCGAAAAGGTGCTGCACGTCTCGGCCTACATGGCGGAAGGGCTAGTCGAAAACGAGACTGCCGAGGGTGACGAGCTGCTCGAAGCAGTCTGCCAGGAAATCAACCGCATCGGCGCAAGCTGCAGCTATCACCACAAATGGAGCGAGGGCGACATGGTGATCTGGGACAACACCCGCATGCTCCACTGTGTCTCGGGCAACAACCCGGACGAGGAGCGGCTGATGTATCGCACGACCATCGCCGGCGACTACAAGCTGGGCCGCTGGGAGACCACGCCCGTGGAGCCGGTGAACGCCGACGCCATGGCCTGA
- a CDS encoding IclR family transcriptional regulator: MPVKRGSSGRRMLEVFEAVAASQPIGVSALARLLEADKSAVQRDLMTLADAGWIRAAQSGWELTPRILTLARTPHSSNDLRQRARPVLEALRSSTGETTYLTVPDGENFVVIDALESPQVLRTVPPIGLVVPTRGSATARAVLPYMGAAEQRRLLGADPTKELLDQFAHTRLLGFAVNDGDIVAGAVAIASAILDTGDRPLGALVVTAPAERLDQERRERIGLQLVEAVRTLGSEM, encoded by the coding sequence GTGCCGGTCAAGCGCGGTTCGAGTGGTCGGCGCATGCTGGAAGTCTTCGAAGCCGTCGCGGCTTCGCAGCCCATTGGCGTGAGCGCCTTGGCCCGCTTGCTTGAAGCCGACAAAAGCGCGGTGCAGCGCGATCTCATGACCTTGGCGGACGCCGGCTGGATCCGCGCGGCTCAATCGGGGTGGGAGTTGACGCCGCGTATCCTGACACTCGCGCGCACGCCGCACTCCAGCAACGATCTGCGGCAGCGTGCGCGCCCGGTTCTCGAAGCCCTGCGATCTTCTACGGGCGAGACGACCTATCTGACGGTGCCCGATGGCGAGAACTTCGTCGTCATCGACGCCCTGGAAAGCCCGCAGGTGCTGCGTACGGTTCCACCAATCGGTCTGGTCGTGCCCACGCGCGGCAGCGCGACCGCGCGCGCCGTGCTACCCTACATGGGCGCAGCCGAGCAAAGACGCTTGCTGGGAGCGGACCCGACGAAGGAACTGCTCGACCAGTTCGCCCACACGCGCTTGCTAGGCTTCGCCGTGAACGACGGCGATATCGTGGCCGGCGCCGTCGCCATCGCATCTGCTATCCTGGACACGGGCGATCGTCCGCTCGGAGCCTTGGTGGTCACAGCCCCGGCCGAACGGCTCGATCAAGAACGACGAGAGCGCATCGGCTTGCAACTGGTCGAGGCGGTGCGGACACTGGGAAGTGAGATGTGA
- a CDS encoding alpha-hydroxy acid oxidase, translating into MARRRLPRPIFDYIDGGADDEVSLRRNVDAFAHYELLPDVLNDVSAIRTGTTIFGQPSRWPLMLSPTGLTRMFHGDAELAVAKAAERHGLIYSLSTMGTTRLEDLAQAYAGPKVFQIYIFKDRGLTAEFVARCRDAGFHGLALTVDTPVAGNRERDRVSGLSLPPKLTLRSMLSFALHPSWSIPALTGSKFDLANVSHKVDALASGPMSLFDYIGGQFDRSVSWRDVEWLAGEWNGPLAIKGVMTPEDARRSVASGATGVIVSNHGGRQLDGAPAPVDQIAAVREAVGDAPDVICDGGIRRGSDIVKAIALGATACSIGRPYLYGLAAGGEAGVDRVLTLLTEEFERTLALAGVNDVASLARRHVRSPARHDG; encoded by the coding sequence ATGGCCCGGCGCCGTTTGCCACGGCCGATCTTCGACTACATCGATGGCGGCGCTGACGATGAAGTCTCGTTGCGGCGCAACGTCGATGCCTTCGCACATTACGAGCTTCTGCCCGACGTGCTGAACGACGTGTCGGCGATCCGGACGGGCACCACCATCTTCGGCCAACCCTCGCGCTGGCCGCTGATGCTGTCGCCGACGGGTTTGACCCGCATGTTTCACGGCGATGCCGAGCTTGCGGTCGCAAAGGCCGCGGAACGGCACGGGCTCATCTACAGCTTGTCGACCATGGGCACGACCCGGCTCGAGGATCTGGCGCAAGCCTACGCCGGGCCGAAGGTGTTCCAGATCTACATCTTCAAGGATCGCGGCCTCACCGCCGAGTTCGTGGCCCGCTGCAGGGACGCGGGCTTCCACGGTCTCGCACTCACTGTCGACACGCCGGTCGCCGGCAATCGCGAGCGCGACCGGGTGAGCGGGCTGTCGCTGCCTCCCAAGCTTACCCTTAGATCCATGCTCAGCTTCGCGCTCCACCCCTCCTGGTCCATTCCCGCCTTGACAGGATCTAAGTTCGACCTCGCGAACGTCAGCCACAAGGTGGATGCGCTGGCGTCAGGTCCCATGAGCCTCTTCGACTATATCGGAGGGCAGTTCGACCGATCCGTCAGCTGGCGCGATGTCGAGTGGCTAGCAGGCGAGTGGAACGGTCCGCTCGCCATCAAGGGCGTGATGACGCCCGAGGACGCTCGCCGGTCGGTCGCGTCAGGAGCGACCGGCGTGATCGTCTCCAATCATGGCGGCCGCCAGCTGGACGGCGCACCCGCACCCGTCGATCAGATTGCCGCCGTGCGCGAGGCCGTGGGCGATGCACCCGACGTCATCTGCGACGGTGGCATCCGGCGCGGTTCGGACATCGTCAAAGCAATCGCACTGGGCGCAACCGCCTGTTCGATCGGTCGCCCTTATCTCTATGGCCTCGCGGCAGGCGGAGAGGCAGGAGTAGACCGCGTGCTGACGCTGTTGACCGAAGAGTTCGAGCGCACCCTGGCGCTTGCAGGGGTAAACGACGTTGCGTCGCTGGCTCGCCGTCATGTTCGCTCGCCGGCCAGACACGACGGGTGA
- a CDS encoding SulP family inorganic anion transporter, translating to MNTQSLSRYRAEWFDGAHAARRDILAGMVGTFALIPEVIAFSFVAGVDPEVGLFASFVIGIVIAFAGGRPAMISGAAGSVALVAAALVHAHGLSYLLAATLLAGVLQIVFGLLKLDVLMRFVSRSVRTGFVNALAILIFSAQMPQMLGVAWQTYAMIALGLAIIYLLPKLTSAIPSPLICVVVLTVISVVFPMPLRVVGDLGRLPGSLPSLAWPQVPIDIATLTIIAPYAFAMAAVGLLESMMTARVVDDLTESTSSKARECTGLGLANVAAGLFGGIAGCGMIGQTVGNVRYGGRGRLSTLVAGVFLLIVMVPLRPWVAQVPVAALVAIMIMVSVSTFSWGSLRDLARHPKVSGVVMLATVAVTVATHDLSAGVAVGVLLSGVFFAFKVTRLMAVHVEYDPSSDTRIYTVSGQVFFASAEIFADRFDLRDPARRVLIDLTNAHLWDITAVGALEDVTSTMRRHGIEVEVVGLNEASAVLVDRHAPLLRQPAT from the coding sequence ATGAACACCCAATCCCTTTCTCGCTATCGTGCCGAGTGGTTCGATGGCGCGCATGCCGCCCGGCGTGACATCCTGGCCGGTATGGTCGGCACCTTCGCCCTCATTCCCGAAGTCATCGCGTTTTCGTTCGTCGCCGGCGTGGACCCCGAAGTGGGTCTGTTCGCCTCCTTCGTCATCGGCATTGTCATCGCATTCGCGGGAGGACGGCCGGCGATGATCTCTGGAGCAGCCGGCTCGGTCGCCCTCGTGGCTGCCGCGCTCGTCCATGCTCACGGGCTGTCGTACTTGCTGGCGGCGACGCTACTCGCCGGCGTCTTGCAGATCGTCTTCGGCCTGCTGAAGCTCGACGTGCTGATGCGCTTCGTTTCCCGGTCGGTGCGGACGGGCTTCGTTAACGCTCTGGCGATCCTGATCTTCTCGGCGCAGATGCCACAGATGCTGGGTGTGGCGTGGCAGACCTATGCCATGATCGCTTTGGGGCTCGCCATCATCTACCTCCTGCCGAAATTGACCTCGGCGATCCCGTCCCCGCTCATCTGCGTCGTCGTGCTGACGGTCATCAGCGTCGTTTTCCCCATGCCGTTGCGCGTGGTCGGCGACCTTGGACGACTGCCTGGCTCGCTGCCTTCTCTGGCATGGCCCCAGGTTCCGATCGACATCGCCACCCTGACGATCATCGCTCCTTACGCGTTCGCGATGGCCGCGGTAGGATTGTTGGAATCGATGATGACCGCCCGTGTCGTCGACGACCTGACGGAGAGCACCAGCTCGAAGGCACGGGAGTGCACGGGCCTGGGTCTGGCCAATGTTGCGGCCGGGCTGTTCGGTGGCATCGCCGGGTGCGGGATGATCGGGCAGACGGTCGGCAACGTGCGCTATGGCGGCCGTGGCCGCTTGTCGACCCTGGTCGCCGGAGTGTTTCTGCTGATCGTCATGGTCCCGCTGCGTCCATGGGTCGCGCAAGTGCCGGTGGCGGCCCTAGTCGCGATCATGATCATGGTGTCGGTCAGCACCTTCTCCTGGGGATCGCTGCGCGACCTTGCACGCCATCCTAAGGTCTCCGGTGTCGTCATGCTGGCGACGGTGGCGGTCACCGTGGCGACGCACGACCTCTCGGCCGGGGTCGCCGTCGGCGTCCTTCTGAGCGGTGTGTTCTTCGCATTCAAGGTCACCCGGCTCATGGCCGTGCACGTCGAGTACGATCCTTCGAGCGACACCCGCATCTACACGGTGTCGGGACAGGTCTTCTTCGCCAGCGCCGAGATCTTCGCCGATCGCTTCGACCTTCGCGACCCGGCACGGCGCGTCCTCATCGACCTGACGAATGCGCACTTGTGGGACATCACAGCGGTCGGCGCGCTCGAGGATGTCACCTCGACCATGCGCCGCCATGGCATCGAGGTCGAGGTCGTCGGCTTGAACGAGGCGAGTGCCGTCCTCGTGGACCGCCACGCACCGCTGCTGCGGCAGCCGGCGACCTGA
- a CDS encoding SDR family oxidoreductase: protein MTKTALVVGASGIVGSATSTLLAAQGWSVHGLARRPAGQAGVQPIAADLQDATATAAALRDLNPDAVFITTWLRQDSEAENIRVNSAMVRNLLDALPKPSVPRHVALVTGLKHYLGPFEAYGKGTLPQTPFREEQGRLDVENFYYAQEDEVFAAAARDGFTWSVHRPHTVIGMAVGNAMNMGTTLAVYATLCREKGRPFTFPGSAAQWSGLTDMTDAGQLARHLIWAAETETAHDQAFNVVNGDIFRWQWMWERIARWFEVEAAPFDGTVRPLEQQMAEDAALWREIALREGLAEPDLGRLASPWHTDADLGRPIEVVTDMSKSRRLGFTAYQPTDDAFFALFERLRAERLIP from the coding sequence ATGACGAAGACGGCATTGGTGGTTGGCGCGAGCGGGATCGTCGGCAGCGCGACATCGACCTTGTTGGCAGCGCAGGGCTGGTCGGTCCACGGTCTTGCACGGCGCCCCGCAGGCCAGGCCGGCGTCCAGCCGATCGCAGCGGACCTTCAGGACGCGACTGCGACCGCTGCGGCGTTGCGCGATCTCAATCCCGATGCGGTGTTCATCACCACCTGGTTGCGCCAGGACAGCGAGGCGGAGAACATCCGCGTGAACTCCGCCATGGTGCGCAATCTGCTGGACGCTCTTCCAAAGCCTTCGGTGCCGCGGCACGTGGCGCTGGTCACCGGCCTCAAGCACTACCTCGGCCCCTTCGAGGCGTACGGCAAAGGCACGCTGCCGCAGACGCCGTTCCGTGAGGAACAGGGACGGCTCGACGTCGAGAACTTCTACTACGCCCAGGAAGACGAGGTGTTCGCCGCTGCAGCGCGCGATGGCTTCACCTGGAGCGTGCACCGTCCGCACACCGTGATCGGCATGGCCGTAGGCAACGCCATGAACATGGGCACGACGCTGGCCGTCTATGCGACACTCTGCCGCGAGAAAGGGCGGCCCTTCACGTTCCCCGGCTCGGCCGCGCAATGGTCGGGGCTCACCGACATGACGGACGCGGGTCAGCTTGCCCGGCACCTGATCTGGGCTGCGGAGACAGAGACAGCGCACGATCAGGCGTTCAACGTCGTCAACGGCGACATCTTCCGCTGGCAATGGATGTGGGAGCGCATCGCCCGATGGTTCGAGGTAGAAGCGGCGCCGTTCGACGGCACCGTTCGTCCGCTCGAGCAGCAGATGGCGGAGGACGCCGCACTGTGGCGCGAGATCGCCTTGCGCGAGGGCTTGGCCGAACCTGATCTCGGCCGCCTTGCCTCACCTTGGCACACCGACGCCGACCTTGGCCGGCCGATCGAGGTGGTCACCGACATGAGCAAGAGCCGGCGGCTGGGCTTCACTGCATATCAGCCGACCGATGATGCGTTCTTCGCGTTGTTCGAGCGGCTGCGGGCTGAGCGACTGATCCCCTGA
- a CDS encoding helix-turn-helix domain-containing protein has product MQPGTPDEEWREDCAPRRVLELFATKWTSMVLHTLHARHDGVARTGMLQRSVPGISKKMLTQTVRDMEASGLLSRHVQSTLPPMVEYRLTNLGRRFVEPVELLYAWGRDNADALDRLKARPSSRRT; this is encoded by the coding sequence ATGCAGCCCGGAACGCCGGATGAAGAGTGGAGAGAAGATTGTGCGCCGCGCCGGGTGCTGGAGCTGTTCGCCACCAAGTGGACCAGCATGGTGCTGCACACGCTGCATGCCCGCCACGACGGTGTCGCCCGCACGGGCATGCTTCAACGCAGCGTCCCGGGCATTTCCAAGAAGATGTTGACCCAAACGGTGCGCGACATGGAAGCGAGCGGCCTGCTGAGCCGACATGTCCAGAGCACACTACCGCCGATGGTCGAGTACCGCCTGACGAACTTGGGCCGGCGCTTCGTGGAGCCTGTCGAATTGCTCTACGCCTGGGGCCGTGACAACGCCGACGCGCTGGACCGTCTCAAGGCCCGCCCCAGCTCACGTCGCACTTAG
- a CDS encoding GGDEF domain-containing protein → MYNRAWLASNEHALLKAGTWLAHIDVDHFKSINDRFGHAAGDAALVGLAQALTSATQESKALRPGHVVRMGGDEFLVIMPEASLLTAQRLAQNARAAISRPGPFEYTVSTGLAVIEPHDTSFTDAIDRADRQLYAAKLAGRDRVAA, encoded by the coding sequence GTGTACAACCGCGCCTGGCTGGCGAGCAACGAGCACGCACTCCTGAAAGCCGGAACCTGGCTGGCCCACATCGACGTCGATCATTTCAAGTCCATCAACGACCGGTTCGGCCATGCCGCAGGAGACGCCGCGCTAGTCGGTCTGGCGCAGGCGCTGACCTCGGCGACGCAGGAGAGCAAGGCGCTTCGTCCGGGGCACGTCGTGCGCATGGGTGGCGACGAGTTCCTGGTGATCATGCCCGAGGCATCGTTGCTTACGGCGCAGCGCCTTGCACAAAACGCGAGGGCGGCGATCAGTCGCCCGGGCCCGTTCGAGTACACGGTAAGCACCGGGCTGGCCGTCATAGAGCCGCACGACACGTCGTTCACCGACGCAATCGACCGTGCCGACCGGCAATTGTATGCAGCGAAGCTGGCCGGCCGCGACCGCGTAGCAGCCTAG